The sequence TGCTTGGAGTGCAGCACGATCAACAGGAAGATCAGCATGACCGCGATGTGGCCGATCAGCGCCAGCGTCTCGATCCACTCGTTGGCGGACTCACCGAACGGGTGCAGGACCCAGCCCATGAAATGGGAGAAGAAGGCGCCGTTGCCGTAGGGCAGGGCACCGGTGTTGGCCCCGGCGCCCCTGACCAAGGCATAGGTCCAGATGACGTTGAAGATCATGAAGAGGATCAGCCACGCGCCGCCCGTGTGCGAACCGTAGAACCTGGAGTCGCGGCCGTGTTTCTTGGGCTCGCGGACGATGCGGATGATGGCGAACGTGATGATGCCGACGAGGACCGCGACGGCGAAGAAGTCCTGCAGGAACCCGAGGATGCCCCAGCGGCCGACGATCGGGATGTGGAAGTCGTGGTCGACGACCTGACCGAACGCCTCGACGTAGACCGAGCCGAGGATGAAGAAACCCCACATCGTGAAGAAGTGCGCGAGGCCGGGGATCGACCAACGAAGCAGACGGGTTTGCCCGAAGACCTCTTCGATCTGCGTCGTGATGCGTTTGCCGATCTCGTCCTTGCGGTTGTTCTCGACGCTGGTCTTGGCGCCCGACCTGATCAGATTGGTCAGGAACATGACCCGCTTCAGTGCGAAAACACCGACGACGGCGAGCATCAGAACGACGACGACGATCCTGATGAGCATTTGGGTGTCCACCCGCGGTGCCTCCCGGTATCTAAGTTACCCAACAGTAACTTATCCGAAGTTACCCGTCGGTAACTTATGCGTGATGCCTGCTCATAGTTGCATCTCGCCGGGAAAGCCCGCTACACAGGCTGACCTAACCTACGACTGGGGCGTCAGAATGGGATGGAGGATCGGTGCCACGAGTCCGGGCTTTGCCGGAGCCTTCTCCTCGCCACCGGCAGCCGTACCCGTGCCGGTTCCAGGGGTCGTGCCGGTGCCGCCTGTTCCCGTCCCGCCCGTGCCGGTCTGGCCACCGCCGGTGCCCCGGTCGATGGGCGGCGTACCGGTGCCGCCACTGCCGGTGCCGCCACCGGGGTCGATGGGAGGTGTGCCGGTCCCCGGATCGCTCGGAGGAGCCGGATTCTCGGGTGCGGGCGCGGGAGCCGATGGCTCAGGCTCTTGTGCAGGCGGCGCAGGCGCGGGAGCCTCCGGAGCTGGGGCGGGAGCCGCCGGAGCCGGGGCGGAGTGCGGCGGTGCCTGCTGCACCACGGGGACCTGCTGCGGGCGCGGCGCGTACCGCGGCTGGGGACGGGCGACCACGGTCGTGACGCCGGGCGCCATGGCGGGCGCCGGCGCCCGGGCCGCGGGCTCCTGCTGTTGGGCAGCCGGCGCAGGAACCGGGGCGATGCCGGACGACGTGTCCGCCGGAACGGTCGAGGTGTCCCGGGTGATGGCGGCCAGGCCGAAGACGACACCGGCGACGAGGACCACCGCCGCCGCCAGCCCGGCCAGCAAAGCCGGACCGCGCCGACGCGACTCTGTGTGCTTCTCCCGCTCCTCGTGCCGGAAGCGAACCTCGGGCCTGCTGGCGGCGGGTGCCGGCGCGTACCGATCTTCGAGATACGGCGAGGTGTGCAGGACGTCGTAGGCATCGTCGTCGACCTCCGACCACGCGAGCGCCGCCGACGGCGGGCGCGGCGCCATCGCGCAGCGCTGCCGCGGAGACGGTGGCGGTGGCCGGAGCGGCTGGCGTGGCCGGCGCCAGCGCGGTCGCCGTTTCGACGATCTGGCTCCGCTCGGCGATCAGTGCCGCCCCCGCGGCGGCCGTCAACTGCGGCTGCGGGGTGGTGACCACCGTCGCGCGGAGATGCTCCGACAGCCGCTGGGTGATCAGCGGGATGCGCGCGCCGCCGCCGATCGTCGCGACAGCCGAGATGCTCGCCAACGGAATCCTGTTGCGCTGCAACGTCTCCGCCAGCGTGGCAAGGAAGCCTTCGAGCGGCTCGTCGATCAGACCCTCGAGTTCCTTCCGGGTCATCCTGACGGTGGTCTCCATGCCGGGCACGTCCACGGCGATCGCGGTGGCCGTCTCATCGGACAGGCGTTCCTTCCCGCGCCTGCACTCGTCGCGCAGCACGGCCAGCGAACCGACCATCGACGTGCCCGCGGGGTCGGCGTCCGACGCCTCGAAGACCTCGGCGACCACCTTGGCGATGACGGCCTGGTCGATCTGGTCACCGGAGAAGTCGGGCACTCGGACCGTGTCGCCGATCGGCGCGTCCTCGGCTGCGGCGTCGACAAGGGTGATGCCTGCGCCGCTTCCGCCGAAGTCGCACAGCACGATCACGCCGGCCGTCGGCAGGCCGGGGCTCGAACGCAGCGCCGTCAGCGCGGCGGTGGCGTCGGACACCAGCGGCGAGCGGGCCAGTCCCGGCTTGCTGCGCAGCGCGCCGCGCAGCGCCTCGACCGCCGACGGTCGCCAATGCGCAGGTACGGCCACCGCCACCTCCGACACCGGGGTGCGGGCCGCGGTGCGGGCCACTCCGTCGAGGGCCTCCACCAGCAGAATCTCCGGGCGATGGCGCGAGCCGTCCTGGGCGACCATCGGCACCGGGTCGCCGACGCGGTCGACGAATCCGGTGAGCGTTACCCCGCGTTCCAGGGTCACCGCCGAGGCACGAATGACAGGTCGTTGGCCGTCGCCGGTACCGGCGAGGTTGGTGGCTCCAACGGCGAGGCCAAGCGAATTGCCCTTGCCGCCTTGAGGGTTCGACATGTCACACCTCTGCGTCGGATTGGTCGCGAAACGGTCTAACTGACACTAAAGCGCAGGTAGGCGTCACGGATCGGTGCTCACCCCGGCGCCTGGGTGTGACCCATAGGGGAAATCGATTAGGGGATCGGAGTGCGTTAGGGGAGAGAAGGGGTCAGCCTGGCGTGGCCAGCATCGCCCGCAGCATGGACAGCATCTCCGAGCGGGATTCCGCTCCCAGCCTGCGCCGGATGCGGGCGACGTGGTGCTCGACCGTCTTGGCCGAGATGAACAACTGGCTCCCGATGTCGCGGTACGGCATGCCCAGCAGCAGCAGTTCGGCGACCTCCCGCTCGCGGTCCGACAAGCGTGACGACTGCGGCCGTGGTGCACCCGTCGGCGCGCTCGTCGCGGGCGCTGAATCGGTGCCCTCGTCGACCGACGTCGTCAGTTTGAGGTCACGGGCCAACTGCAACATCGTGCCGGAGACCCGCCCGTCGGGGGTCTGCAGGGCGGCCTGGCCCGCCAGTCGGGTGGCATCCGAGGTCAGCCCGAACTGCGACAGCGCCCGCGCGGCGGCGGTGACTTCGTCGACGTCGACATGGTTGGCGAGCACCCGAAGCCACGTCCGGCCCGCGCCGGAGAGGGCCTTCGCGAACGCGCTGCCGCCCGCAGCCGAGGTGAGTGCATGACCATGCGGGGCTACCGCCTCAGGCGAGTTGGCGAGAATCCCGGCATGCACACCCGCCCAGTGCAGCGGCACCGACCACAGAGTCGGGTCGCCCAGCGAATCGAGAATCGCGAAGGCCCCGTCCAGGGCGTGCTGCAACCGGTCGATCTGCCGCATGCGCGCCGCGGCGACCCACAACTCGCCGAGCGGAAGCAGCGAGAAGAGGTCGACGGAGTACTCGGCAAGCACCTCCATGGCGGCGTACCAATGCTTCTGAACCGCTCCGCCGTCTCCGCTGCGGCGCGCGATCGCGGTGTTCAACGCCGCCGCCCACAGCGCGTCGCGCCGGTGAAGACCTGCCTCACCGACGGCAGCGGCGTCGGCCGTAGCAGCGGCGAGCTGGCCGTCCTGCATGCGCACCCAGCCGAGGAGCAGCCGATGGCGGTGAACCGAGAACACGTCATCCTCGTGCGCGCCGCGCACCGCGCGCCCGATGACGCTTCGTGCGCGCACCGGGTCGCCGCCGTGCAGTGCTGCAAGCGTGACCAACGCGGCGGCACTGTCCGGGGCGACGCCAGGTTGGTGCTGTTCGATCGTGATGGCCTGGCCGAGCCGGGCGATGGCGACAGGGAAGGGCGCCTCGAGGGACAGCAAGAGACCCTCGGCCAAGTTGTGTGCGGCACGTGCGGTCGACGTTGGGGGGCCGGCGCTTTCGGTGTTCAGCGCCGCCCTGGCGGCCTCCCCGTCGCCCCCGGCGATCGACACGACGGCATTGGCGGCACTGATGTAGGCGTCCGGATAGGGGCCGAGCCAGCCGAACAGGTCTTTCGCCTGGGCCGCACCGCCGTCGTGCATCGCGATACTCGCCGCGATCCGCACCGCCGCCGCGCGCTCTGCCGCGTCGTCGGAAGCCAGCAGTTCGTCGGTCAGCCGGCCCGCGGTCGCGCAGTCACCCGTCATCGCCAGCGCATCGGCCAGCCGCGCGCTGACCGCGGTCGCACCGGCCTCCGCCGCCGCCCGGTAGAGCTGCGCCGCCTTGGCCGGCTGGTCTCGATGGCCGGTGGCGAGGTCGGCGAGCGCGGTGGCCAGCTGGTCGTCGCGGAGTCCGTGGTCGGCCATCCGCAGCGCGAGATCCGATGTCAGCGTGGTCAATTCCATCTGCGAGCAGAGCAGTGCTATCTCGACGTCGTGGTGGCGGGCCGCGCCGATGATCGCGGCGACGCCGATGTGCACCGAGCGCAGAAACGACTGACTGTGAGAGGGCTCGATGAGCCCGCTGGCACGCGCGCGGTCTACCAGGCGCGCGGCCTCCTCGGAGCTGAGACGAAGCGCCGCCGCGACGTCGTCGGCGCCGAGTTCCGGGCTCAACGACGAGACCAGCAGGGTGTCGAGCACCGGCTCCTCGACCCGTCGCAGGCGCTCGATCAACGCGAACCTGGCCGCCTCGATGACGGCGTTCGCCGCGGCCTCTCCAGTGCGGGACGCCGCCGCGGCGACGGCAGGTCGTAGCAGGAAGGGTAATCCGGCAGTCGAAACCATCAGCGCCCGAACCAGTTCCGGTGACGGCTGGCCACCGGTGGCCGCAGCGGCCGCTTCGCTGACGTCGGACGCGGCCAGCGAGCCGAGCGACAGCACCGGGTTCTCCCGCTCCAAGGCGGTAACCAGTGCACGAAGCGACTGCCGTTGGGTGAGCGGTTCTGCGGCGACGATGACCGTCGCGCGGGGGTCGGAAACCCGCTCTGCGAGTCGGAGAAGCTCGTCGTCGGCGAGCACATGTGCGTCATCGATGACGACGGCCGCGCCCGGATCGTCATCCGGCCGCGGTGCCCGCGTCACTACCTGAATGTCCGCCGACCGCAGGGTATTACGCATCGCCGCGAGCACTGAGCTCTTGCCCGTACCGATGCCGCCGGACACCAGGATCCTGACCGGCTCGGTGGGTGCGGCGGTCAGCGTCGAGACGGCCTCTCGGGCGGCAGGCGGTATGTCGTTCATCAGCCGGAGCCGGCCGGCGGCACCGGCTCGGGCTCCGGCTCAGGTTCCGGTTGCGGCCTCGGTGCGGGCGGCGACGTCGTCGTAGTCGGCGTAGTGGTTCTCGTCGTCGTAGTGGTGGCTGTTGTCGTGGTGGTCGTCGTGGTCGTGGTGGTGCTCGTCGTTGTGGTGGCCGACGTCGTCGTCGGCGTCGTGGTGGTCGAGGTGCTCGACGGCGGAGGCGGTGTGACGATCGTGGTCGTCGGCTGGCCGTCGGAGCCGGTCACCGTGACCGTCGTCGGTCCAGCCGATGTCGGTGGCGGCTCCGTTGACGGGCCGATGGAGAACGTGGTGCTCGTCTCGGTGACCGGACCGAGCACCCCGTCGCCGCTCGTCAGAGTGACTGCGAGCCCGCCGATCGCGAGCACCGCGGCCGCGGCGGCCGCGCCGAACAGAATCGGCGGACGCTTGTACCAGGGCAGTGGCGCTGGTTCGGCCTCGTACTGCGATTGCGTGTCGGTCGCGAAATCCATCGCTGGCCGGGCGTCGGTGGCTCCGGAGTAGACGTCGGCGGCGTAGTCGGAACCGGTGTAGGGCACCGGTTCGTCACCGATGGCGTCGTCCTGCGACCACGCCAATGCGCGGTGCGTCGCCGATTCGGCGCCGTCGGCTGCCGACTGGCTGGCTGCCAGCCCGGCAGCGCCCGCCGCCCACGCTGTCGGCGCGATACCCGTCGCGGAATCGGCGAAAGGCGAAAGCCCGGTCGGCGCATCTGCGGCCAGTTCCTGGTCGGCGAGCAGTGCCGCGCCCGCGGCCGTGTTCAGCTGCGACTGAGGTGTGGTGATGACGGGGACGCGGAATTGTTCGGACAGTCGCTGGGTGACCAGAGGTATGCCCGCGCCGCCGCCGACGGTCGTGACCCCCGCAAGCGCAGAGGGGGCGATGTTGTTGCGCTCCAACGTTTCTGCGACGGCGGCGAGGAGCCCTGCGAGCGGACCGGCGATGAGGTTGTCGAGCTCGGCGCGGGTCAGCCGGACGTCGGACGAGAAGCCGGGCAGGTCGACGGGCACCGCGGTGGCGGTGTCCGCGGACAGTCGCTCCTTGGCTTGCCGGCATTCGTCACGCAGCCGAGTCAGTGAGCCGACGGCCGCGGTGCCCGCAGGATCGGCGTTGTTGGCATCGGCGACGCCAAGGATCACGTGGTTCAGGATCGCCTGATCGATCTGGTCGCCGGAGAACTCTGCGTATCGGACGGTTTCCCCAACGGGCGTGAGATTCTCATTCGCGTCTGCCAGCGAGATGCTGGTTCCGCTGCCGCCGAGGTCGACGAGCGCGATGACGCCGGCGGGCAGTCCCGGTGCGGCCTGCAGCGCGGTGAGCGCGGCGACCGACTCCGGTATGAGCGCGGCGGGGACACCGCCGGGCGACAGGTTCGGCTTGTCCCGCAACGCACCGCGCAACGCACCCACCACCGCCGGTCCCCAGTGCGCGGGCACCGCGATCGCGACCGGCCTGCCACCACCCACCGCGTTCGTCATGGCGTCGAGCGCCTCGACGAGCACCTGTTCGGCGCTGTGAGAGCTGCCATCCTCGGCGACGAGCGGCACCGGGTCGCCGACCCGGTCGACGAAACCGGACAGCACCACTCCCGGCTGGCCGAGCGCGGGGTTCTCTGCGGGTGCTCCGACCTCGGGGGGGCGGTCTGGAAACAGCGTCAACACCGCGCGCCGCATCACGGGCGGACGACCGACGCGGGCGGCGACGAGGTTCGTCGCCCCGATGGACAATCCGAGCGGTGTGCTCATGGATATAGAGTCTCCTGTCCTGGCCGTTGCTCACGATAGCGGCCGAAACGCCGGCGAACAGCCGATCCCCCTAACGGCGCGGAACCCCTAACGCTGCGTCCCCTAACGCCCCCGCCGTGGGGGAGGGTTCGCCACCGATCTCCGATTACCTGTACCTGGATAGCATCGTGGCTAACCAGGGGCACTCGCCCCAAGCAATCGCAGGAAAGAAGGTGAGTCATGGCAAACCCGCTACTCGACTTTGTCATGTCGTTGGTGCGGGACCCTGACGCTGCTGCCCAGTATGCCGCTGACCCGGCGGGCGCCATCCACTCAGCCAACCTGACCGACGTGACCAGTGCAGACGTCAACGCTTTGATTCCAGTCGTTTCAGAGTCGCTGTCGACGGCGATGCCGGGTACCGGCGCAGAAGCCCTCGTCGGGGAATCGGCCGGCAACATCTGGAGCAGCGGGGCCGCGACGACTGCATTCGACGCTTTCGACGACCACCTGGCGGTGCCCACGATCGACGACGGGCACAGCATCGCGTCGAACGTCATCGAGCAGCCCGCCGACTCGCTGCACGCGGGGGTGGACGCAATCGACGACGCCGCACTCCCTGCGGTCGCCGATATCGATGATCCGTCGACGCAGCTCACAGGCGGAATCATCGACGATGCACCCCTGGTCGGCGATGCCACCGACACGGACTGGCACTCGGTCGTCGACGACGCACAGCACCACCTGGACACCGGCGACACCGGATTCGACATCTTTGACTAGTTCCACTGGCAGTTCGGCAGCGGCGCGGCCATCGACGGTCGCGCCGTTTTCGCGTTCCAAGACCCTGCCGGCCTGCGCAGATACCTTCATTCCCAGCCATCCCCTAATCCCCTAATGGGGCACCCCCCACAATCCCGGCATGAAGCCCCGTAGGGATGGGACTCGACCCCGTTCCCGGGGGCTCGCCGGATCCATAACGTAGTTCCCAGATCGCCGGACAAAGCCCGGTGACGACGACAACGAAACACCCACCCGAAAGGCACTGACGATGTCCAATCCCATCTCCTTCCTCTTCGACTGGCTCCTCGGCCTGACCCGCCCCGGCGCCGATCCGTCCGACGTCCGCTCCTTCATCGCCAACCCCACCCAGGCGGCTTCGCAGGCGATGGGCACCGCGGTGACCCAGGCCCAGCTGACGCAGGCTGCGTCCGCGGTCGTCGCCCCCGCTGCGCTCTATGGCGGAGGCAACCCGATTGAGGCGCTGCAGCACACGGTCGCCGACAACAACGGACTGACCTTTGCGCCGCAGCGGACGTTCGCCCCCGAGACGGCCTTCGCGAGCCACAACGACACCGCTCTCGCCAGCGGCAACGATATCGGCAGCCCGCGGGCCGGCGAAGACGTTCAGCAGGGAGTCGGCAACTTCGACCTGGACTTCGACTTCAGCCGTGACATCAACGCCAGCGACGGCAGCACCGTCAACACCGGCACCATCAACGGCGATGTGGACAGCACCAACGTCGAGGGTGACGGCAACGTCGTCGGCGACGACAACGACGGGAACAACACCGGCGATGTCATCGCCGGGCAGGGCTCCAACGTCAACGCCGGTGGCACCGACAACGACATCGACGACAGCGGCGACGACGTCAACACCCAGGCGGGCGGCGACGTCTCCACCAACACCGGCAGCGGGCAGAACACCCAGGTCGGTGACATCGATACCAGCGGCGGCGGCGCCGCGGGCGGCGACGGTGGGCACGGCGGCGGCGGCCTCATCAACGTCGGCAGCGACGGTGGCGACGGTGGCGGCGCGGCAGGCGGATCGGGCGGTGGCGTGATCATCGCTCCGACGCAGCCCACCAACACCAACAGCAATAACCAGGCGGCCGGCGACGACATCAACAACGTCGACGCGTCGGGTTCGCAGGCTCCGGTGGTGGTCGGCAACACGGACGACCACTCGGTGTCCTCGGGCGGCGGCGACGTCACCCAGGCCGATCACGTGGGCGGCAACGTGGATGCCAGCCACGACGACAACTCGACCCACCAACAGTCGGGTGTCGACGTCGACCTCTTCTGACCGACCCGCACAACCACATAGCGCACTGGCGGGGACCGTATTCCGGTCCCCGCCAGTTGGCGCGTCTACCGTGGGGACACCATGACGCAACCGAATGACCCGCGCAATGTGAAGGTCATCCTCGAGCTGATCGACCACACCCGCAAGATCGCCGAACTCAACGAGCGCGGCGACCTGGCCGAGCGGCTCGAGCGAGCCAGGGTGCGCATCTCCGATCCGCAGATCCGCGTGGTGATCGCGGGCCAGCTCAAACAGGGCAAGAGCCAGTTGCTCAACTCGCTGCTCAACGTTCCGGTGGCCCGCGTCGGCGATGACGAGACGACGGTGCTCGCCACCGTGGTCTCCTATGCCGAACAGGTGTCGGCGAAGTTGATCGTGGCCGCGCCCGACGGCGGCGAGCCTTCGGCGATTCCGATCCCGCCTGCCAACCTGCGCAACGACCTGCGCCGAGCGCCGGAGGCCGCCGGCCGCGAGGTGTTGCGGGTCGAGGTCACGGCGAGCAGCCCGCTTCTCAAACGCGGTCTGGCGTTCATCGACACACCCGGAGTCGGCGGGCACGGCCAGCCGCACCTCTCGGCGACGCTCGGGCTGCTGCCCGACGCCGACGCGATGCTGATGACCAGCGACACCAGCCAGGAGTTCACCGAACCCGAGATGACCTTCATCCGGCAGTCACACGAAATCTGCCCGGTCGCAGCGATTGTCGCGACGAAGACCGATCTCTATCCGCACTGGCGGCAGATCGTGGCCTCCAATCAGGCCCATCTGCAACGGGCCGGACTTTCGATTCCGCTGATCCCCGCCTCGTCGCTGCTGCGCAGCCACGCGCTGCAGACCAGCGACAAGGAACTCAATGAGGAGTCCAACTTCCCGGCCATCATCCGGTTTCTCAGCGACCGGGTGCTGTCCCGCGAGGACGACCGCATTCGCGATCAGGTGCTTGCCGAGATCCGTTCGGCGGCCGAGCATCTGACACTCAAGGCGAGTTCCGAACTGTCGGCGCTCAACGACCCCGAAACCAGGGGGCGGCTGAATGACGAGCTCGAGCGGCGCAAGGAGGATGCGCAGGAAGCGCTGCAGCAGACAGCGTTGTGGCAGCAGGTCCTCAATGACGGCATCGCTGACCTGACCTCGGATATCGATCACGATCTGCGGGCGCGCTTCCGCGCGATCACCCAGCACACCGAGAAGGTCATCGACGAATGCGACCCGACCAATCACTGGGCGGAGATCGGCACGGAACTCGAGGAAGCGGTCGCCACCGCCGTAGGCGACAACTTCGTCTGGGCCTATCAGCGCGCCGAGGCGCTCGCCGAGGAGGTGGCTCGCACGTTCGTCGAAGCCGGGTTGGAGGCGGTCAAGATGCCGCAGATCGACGCGAGGGAAATGGGTGCCGGTCTCAGCGACCTCAAGTCGTTGGCGAAACTCGAGGCCAAACCGATCAAAGCCGGCGACCGGGCGGTTTCCGGACTTCGCGGGTCATTCGGCGGCGTGCTGATGTTCGGCATGCTGACCTCACTGGCCGGACTGGGCATGTTCAATCCGTTGTCGCTGGGTGCCGGGGCGGTGTTGGGCCGCAAGGCATACAAGGAGGAGATGGAGAACCGGATGCTGCGAATCCGCAGTGAGGCGAAGATGAACATGCGCCGGTTCGTCGACGACGTCGCATTCGTCGTCGGCAAGGAATCACGCGACCGGCTCAAGGGCATCCAGCGCCAGATCCGCGATCACTACCGCGGAATCGCCAACCAGGCCACCCGCTCACTCAACGAATCGCTTCAGGCGACGCTCACGGCCGCGAAGATGGAGGAGAACGAGCGCAACAGCCGGGTAGCCGAACTGGAGCGGCAGCTGAACATCCTCGGTCAAGTGACCGACCACGCGAACAGGATCGCGGCGGCCGCGCCGGATCCGGCTCCTCGACCCGTGGGCGGCAGCTGACGCGGCCAACCCACCGGCGGCGGTGCTCAGAAGCGGCGAATAAGCTGGTTAACCGGACATGAGCACGAGCGATCAGGTGCGCGCGATCCTGGGCGGCACCATTCAGGCCTACAGGGCCGATCCGGCGTACCACCACCGCCCGGACGTGCACAACGAGCTGGATCGCATCGGCCGCAGGCTCAACCAACCCATTCGGATCGCACTGGCCGGCACACTCAAGGCCGGCAAGTCGACGTTGGTGAACGCACTCGTCGGTGAGGACATCGCGCCGACCGACGCGACCGAGGCGACCCGCATCGTGACGTGGTTCCGCAACGGGCCCACGCCGAAGGTGACCGCGAACCACCGTGGCGGCAGGCGGTCCAATGTGCCGATCGCCCGCAACGGCGGGCTGACGTTCGACTTCGCCAGCCTCGATCCCACCGATGTCGTCGACCTCGACGTCGAGTGGCCCGCCGCCGAGTTGATCGACACCACGATCATCGACACGCCCGGAACGTCGTCGCTCTCGCGCGATGTCTCGCAGCGGACGCTGCAACTGCTGGTCCCCGAGGACGGGGTGCCGCGCGTCGACGCGGTGGTGTTCCTGCTGCGGACCTTGAACGCCGCGGACATCGCGCTGCTGAAGCAGATCGGCGAACTCGTCGGCGGTTCGGCGGGGGCGCTCGGCGTCATCGGCGTGGCCTCGCGCGCCGACGAGATCGGGGCAGGCCGCATCGACGCGATGCTGTCGGCCAGGGATGTGGCCAAGCGGTTCACCGCGGAGATGGACAAGACCGGCATCTGCCAGGCCGTCGTCCCGGTGTCGGGTCTGCTGGCGCTGACCGCGCGCACGCTGCGCCAGAGCGAGTATGTGGCGCTGGAGAAACTCGCCGCGGCGGACGCCGCCGAACTCGCCAAGGCGATGCTGTCGGTCGATCGCTTCGTCCGCGAGGACAGCGAACTGCCCGTCGACGCCGCCACAAGGGCTGCGCTGCTGAACCGGTTCGGCATGTTCGGCCTGCGCATCTCGATCGCCGTCCTGCGCACGGGGGTGACCGATTCGGTGGGGCTGGCCGACGAACTGCTCGAGCGCAGCGGCCTCGTCGCGCTGCGCGACGTCATCGACCAACAGTTCGCGCAGCGCTCGGATCTGCTGAAGGCGCATACCGCGCTGCTGTCGTTGCGCCAGTTCGTGCAGACCAACCCGATCTACGCGACGCCCTACATCCTCGCCGACATCGATCCGCTGCTCGCCGACACCCACGCCTTCGAGGAACTGCGGCTGCTGAGCCAACTGCGTTCGCGATCAACGACATTGAACGACGACGAGATGGCGTCGCTGCGTCGCATCATCGGCGGGTCGGGCACCGATGTGGCCAGCAGGCTCGGTCTGCAGCCTGACGATCCGTACGACGGGCCGCGGGCGGCCTTCGCTGCCGCGC is a genomic window of Mycobacterium sp. ITM-2016-00318 containing:
- a CDS encoding Hsp70 family protein is translated as MSNPQGGKGNSLGLAVGATNLAGTGDGQRPVIRASAVTLERGVTLTGFVDRVGDPVPMVAQDGSRHRPEILLVEALDGVARTAARTPVSEVAVAVPAHWRPSAVEALRGALRSKPGLARSPLVSDATAALTALRSSPGLPTAGVIVLCDFGGSGAGITLVDAAAEDAPIGDTVRVPDFSGDQIDQAVIAKVVAEVFEASDADPAGTSMVGSLAVLRDECRRGKERLSDETATAIAVDVPGMETTVRMTRKELEGLIDEPLEGFLATLAETLQRNRIPLASISAVATIGGGARIPLITQRLSEHLRATVVTTPQPQLTAAAGAALIAERSQIVETATALAPATPAAPATATVSAAALRDGAAPAVGGARVVGGRRRCLRRPAHLAVSRRSVRAGTRRQQARGSLPARGAGEAHRVASARSGFAGRAGGGGGPRRRCRLRPGRHHPGHLDRSGGHVVRHRPGSCAGCPTAGARGPGAGARHGARRHDRGRPSPAAVRAAPAAGPRGAAGTAALRPGSGGSRPSSGGSRACAACTRA
- the iniR gene encoding isoniazid response ATPase/transcriptional regulator IniR; amino-acid sequence: MNDIPPAAREAVSTLTAAPTEPVRILVSGGIGTGKSSVLAAMRNTLRSADIQVVTRAPRPDDDPGAAVVIDDAHVLADDELLRLAERVSDPRATVIVAAEPLTQRQSLRALVTALERENPVLSLGSLAASDVSEAAAAATGGQPSPELVRALMVSTAGLPFLLRPAVAAAASRTGEAAANAVIEAARFALIERLRRVEEPVLDTLLVSSLSPELGADDVAAALRLSSEEAARLVDRARASGLIEPSHSQSFLRSVHIGVAAIIGAARHHDVEIALLCSQMELTTLTSDLALRMADHGLRDDQLATALADLATGHRDQPAKAAQLYRAAAEAGATAVSARLADALAMTGDCATAGRLTDELLASDDAAERAAAVRIAASIAMHDGGAAQAKDLFGWLGPYPDAYISAANAVVSIAGGDGEAARAALNTESAGPPTSTARAAHNLAEGLLLSLEAPFPVAIARLGQAITIEQHQPGVAPDSAAALVTLAALHGGDPVRARSVIGRAVRGAHEDDVFSVHRHRLLLGWVRMQDGQLAAATADAAAVGEAGLHRRDALWAAALNTAIARRSGDGGAVQKHWYAAMEVLAEYSVDLFSLLPLGELWVAAARMRQIDRLQHALDGAFAILDSLGDPTLWSVPLHWAGVHAGILANSPEAVAPHGHALTSAAGGSAFAKALSGAGRTWLRVLANHVDVDEVTAAARALSQFGLTSDATRLAGQAALQTPDGRVSGTMLQLARDLKLTTSVDEGTDSAPATSAPTGAPRPQSSRLSDREREVAELLLLGMPYRDIGSQLFISAKTVEHHVARIRRRLGAESRSEMLSMLRAMLATPG
- a CDS encoding Hsp70 family protein, coding for MSTPLGLSIGATNLVAARVGRPPVMRRAVLTLFPDRPPEVGAPAENPALGQPGVVLSGFVDRVGDPVPLVAEDGSSHSAEQVLVEALDAMTNAVGGGRPVAIAVPAHWGPAVVGALRGALRDKPNLSPGGVPAALIPESVAALTALQAAPGLPAGVIALVDLGGSGTSISLADANENLTPVGETVRYAEFSGDQIDQAILNHVILGVADANNADPAGTAAVGSLTRLRDECRQAKERLSADTATAVPVDLPGFSSDVRLTRAELDNLIAGPLAGLLAAVAETLERNNIAPSALAGVTTVGGGAGIPLVTQRLSEQFRVPVITTPQSQLNTAAGAALLADQELAADAPTGLSPFADSATGIAPTAWAAGAAGLAASQSAADGAESATHRALAWSQDDAIGDEPVPYTGSDYAADVYSGATDARPAMDFATDTQSQYEAEPAPLPWYKRPPILFGAAAAAAVLAIGGLAVTLTSGDGVLGPVTETSTTFSIGPSTEPPPTSAGPTTVTVTGSDGQPTTTIVTPPPPSSTSTTTTPTTTSATTTTSTTTTTTTTTTTATTTTTRTTTPTTTTSPPAPRPQPEPEPEPEPVPPAGSG
- a CDS encoding Rv0340 family IniB-related protein, coding for MANPLLDFVMSLVRDPDAAAQYAADPAGAIHSANLTDVTSADVNALIPVVSESLSTAMPGTGAEALVGESAGNIWSSGAATTAFDAFDDHLAVPTIDDGHSIASNVIEQPADSLHAGVDAIDDAALPAVADIDDPSTQLTGGIIDDAPLVGDATDTDWHSVVDDAQHHLDTGDTGFDIFD
- a CDS encoding dynamin-like GTPase family protein, which encodes MTQPNDPRNVKVILELIDHTRKIAELNERGDLAERLERARVRISDPQIRVVIAGQLKQGKSQLLNSLLNVPVARVGDDETTVLATVVSYAEQVSAKLIVAAPDGGEPSAIPIPPANLRNDLRRAPEAAGREVLRVEVTASSPLLKRGLAFIDTPGVGGHGQPHLSATLGLLPDADAMLMTSDTSQEFTEPEMTFIRQSHEICPVAAIVATKTDLYPHWRQIVASNQAHLQRAGLSIPLIPASSLLRSHALQTSDKELNEESNFPAIIRFLSDRVLSREDDRIRDQVLAEIRSAAEHLTLKASSELSALNDPETRGRLNDELERRKEDAQEALQQTALWQQVLNDGIADLTSDIDHDLRARFRAITQHTEKVIDECDPTNHWAEIGTELEEAVATAVGDNFVWAYQRAEALAEEVARTFVEAGLEAVKMPQIDAREMGAGLSDLKSLAKLEAKPIKAGDRAVSGLRGSFGGVLMFGMLTSLAGLGMFNPLSLGAGAVLGRKAYKEEMENRMLRIRSEAKMNMRRFVDDVAFVVGKESRDRLKGIQRQIRDHYRGIANQATRSLNESLQATLTAAKMEENERNSRVAELERQLNILGQVTDHANRIAAAAPDPAPRPVGGS